From a region of the Salminus brasiliensis chromosome 4, fSalBra1.hap2, whole genome shotgun sequence genome:
- the mtrf1l gene encoding peptide chain release factor 1-like, mitochondrial isoform X1, producing MAVAACLRLSHVRQLLSLTASKPGACHARMLMSGARLNSTRFPYRRHCKDSPTAAKHNYRHLRLQQGFHTTNSVMAARILTVDEIFSMTSLHNHLRKVQTEYRDCLQALNTGDVQSDDEELRAKRTRLSVLGPLVHRISELEEKQRDLEETESLLKENDPDLHELAQTEKENCQTAIQEIKQAILSVLIPKEESDMSDLVLEVTAGVGGQEAMLFTAEIFDMYQNYASYQGWGFDTLEYMSSEIGGLRHATASISGPHSYKKMKFEAGVHRVQRVPKTERQGRMHTSTMTVAILPQPAEISFTINPKDLRIETKRASGAGGQHVNTTDSAVRIVHLPTGIVSECQQERSQLKNKEKAMKVLRAKLYNAKLEEETSKRYETRKLQVGTKGRSEKIRTYNFSQDRVTDHRIGKSLHDIHGFLLGEDLLDEMSSSLQQFSDQETLIDILEDNDTA from the exons ATGGCTGTCGCTGCGTGCTTGAGGCTGAGCCATGTCCGACAACTGCTTAGTCTGACCGCGTCAAAGCCCGGAGCTTGTCACGCGAGGATGTTAATGTCGGGAGCTAGACTGAACAGTACTAGATTTCCATATCGTAGACATTGTAAAGACAGCCCTACAGCTGCAAAGCACAATTACAGACACTTGAGACTTCAACAAGGCTTTCACACCACAAATTCGGTTATGGCCGCGAGGATTTTAACGGTGGACGAGATCTTTTCCATGACGTCTTTGCACAACCACCTCAGGAAAGTGCAGACGGAGTACAGAGACTGTCTGCAGGCTTTGAACACTGGAGACGTTCAATCGGACGACGAGGAGTTAAGAGCAAAACGGACAAGATTGTCTGTTTTAGGACCTCTGGTCCACCGAATTAGTGAATTAGAAGAAAAGCAGAGGGACCTTGAGGAAACAGAATCGCTACTGAAAG AAAATGACCCTGATCTGCATGAACTTGcacagacagagaaggagaACTGTCAAACAGCTATTCAAGAAATCAAACAAGCG ATTCTGTCTGTTCTGATCCCTAAAGAGGAGTCAGACATGAGTGACCTGGTCCTAGAAGTCACCGCTGGGGTTGGCGGTCAAGAGGCTATGCTTTTTACTGCTGAGATCTTTGACATGTACCAGAACTATGCCTCTTATCAAGGCTGGGGCTTTGACACTCTGGAGTACATGTCGAGTGAAATTG GTGGATTAAGGCATGCCACAGCCAGTATAAGTGGCCCACATAGCTACAAGAAGATGAAGTTCGAAGCGGGGGTCCATCGTGTCCAGAGGGTTCCAAAGACTGAAAGGCAAGGCCGGATGCACACCAGCACTATGACGGTGGCTATACTGCCTCAGCCAGCAGAG ATCTCTTTTACAATTAACCCTAAAGACTTAAGGATTGAGACAAAGAGAGCCAGTGGAGCTGGAGGACAACATGTCAACACAACTGacagtgctgtgaggattgtaCATTTACCAACAG GCATAGTGTCTGAGTGTCAGCAGGAGCGCTCCCAGCTCAAAAACAAGGAAAAGGCCATGAAGGTGCTGCGGGCCAAGCTCTACAATGCAAAGCTGGAGGAGGAGACCAGTAAGCGCTACGAGACCCGTAAGCTTCAG GTTGGCACCAAGGGCAGATCAGAAAAAATCAGGACCTACAACTTCTCTCAGGATAGAGTCACTGACCATCGGATTGGAAAATCTCTACATGACATACATGGATTTTTATTAGGAGAGGATCTGCTGGATGAGATGAGTTCATCTTTACAGCAGTTTTCTGACCAAGAAACTCTCATTGACATTTTGGAGGACAATGACACAGCCTAA
- the mtrf1l gene encoding peptide chain release factor 1-like, mitochondrial isoform X2, with translation MSDLVLEVTAGVGGQEAMLFTAEIFDMYQNYASYQGWGFDTLEYMSSEIGGLRHATASISGPHSYKKMKFEAGVHRVQRVPKTERQGRMHTSTMTVAILPQPAEISFTINPKDLRIETKRASGAGGQHVNTTDSAVRIVHLPTGIVSECQQERSQLKNKEKAMKVLRAKLYNAKLEEETSKRYETRKLQVGTKGRSEKIRTYNFSQDRVTDHRIGKSLHDIHGFLLGEDLLDEMSSSLQQFSDQETLIDILEDNDTA, from the exons ATGAGTGACCTGGTCCTAGAAGTCACCGCTGGGGTTGGCGGTCAAGAGGCTATGCTTTTTACTGCTGAGATCTTTGACATGTACCAGAACTATGCCTCTTATCAAGGCTGGGGCTTTGACACTCTGGAGTACATGTCGAGTGAAATTG GTGGATTAAGGCATGCCACAGCCAGTATAAGTGGCCCACATAGCTACAAGAAGATGAAGTTCGAAGCGGGGGTCCATCGTGTCCAGAGGGTTCCAAAGACTGAAAGGCAAGGCCGGATGCACACCAGCACTATGACGGTGGCTATACTGCCTCAGCCAGCAGAG ATCTCTTTTACAATTAACCCTAAAGACTTAAGGATTGAGACAAAGAGAGCCAGTGGAGCTGGAGGACAACATGTCAACACAACTGacagtgctgtgaggattgtaCATTTACCAACAG GCATAGTGTCTGAGTGTCAGCAGGAGCGCTCCCAGCTCAAAAACAAGGAAAAGGCCATGAAGGTGCTGCGGGCCAAGCTCTACAATGCAAAGCTGGAGGAGGAGACCAGTAAGCGCTACGAGACCCGTAAGCTTCAG GTTGGCACCAAGGGCAGATCAGAAAAAATCAGGACCTACAACTTCTCTCAGGATAGAGTCACTGACCATCGGATTGGAAAATCTCTACATGACATACATGGATTTTTATTAGGAGAGGATCTGCTGGATGAGATGAGTTCATCTTTACAGCAGTTTTCTGACCAAGAAACTCTCATTGACATTTTGGAGGACAATGACACAGCCTAA
- the fbxo5 gene encoding F-box only protein 5: MKCLGRTRGSSRSLYTEKGKMKVPVELKGQTVPQEERAASSEPVAPAISRHTGEHLRGPHNKENCREKRCSAGVQSDDEVALCSSSLAEDSGYLSLHNSQLEHADLETVEKCPELRDSTVSSDTHSDSSSSCLPVLKFQEEVCRALAESYRKSQSYDWTVINKVAENYSLHNVIGGKMGLEHVDILCGLMKKDMKHILTRILGLLGECDLISCRKVSRTWRKIICQDERALQRCRKAEKTLRESGRSMGSLSRDFGLSRVVFSCLQTVASSTPVQKHTKKALTHTDGTLATPKPSRFAEFYEATKSLKCHEALRSCRLCGSPARYDSAMQRAVCTRGSCAFDFCSQCQSDYHGSTPCQRTKIRSSSRSQTVLVACSTRSKRNIRRL, translated from the exons ATGAAGTGTCTCGGCCGGACAAGAGGTTCATCTCGCTCCCTCTACACGGAGAAGGGCAAAATGAAGGTTCCAGTGGAGTTAAAGGGTCAAACAGTACCGCAAGAAGAAAGAGCCGCTAGCTCAGAGCCAGTCGCGCCCGCCATCTCCCGCCACACAGGCGAGCATCTGAGAGGCCCTCACAATAAAGAAAACTGCAGAGAAAAGCGCTGCTCCGCAGGCGTACAGTCCGATGACGAGGTGGCTTTATGCAGTTCTAGTTTGGCGGAGGACAGCGGGTACCTCTCCCTTCACAACAGCCAGCTGGAACACGCAGATTTAGAAACTGTAGAGAAGTGCCCTGAGCTGAGGGACTCCACTGTGTCCTCAGACACGCATTCTGACTCTAGTTCCTCCTGCCTTCCTGTCCTCAAGTTCCAGGAGGAGGTGTGCAGAGCTCTGGCTGAAAGCTATAGGAAAAGTCAGAGCTATGATTGGACTGTCATTAACAAGGTTGCTGAAAACTATAGCCTCCATAACGTCATTGGAGGAAAGATGGGCCTGGAGCATGTGGACATTCTCTGTGGCCTGATGAAGAAAGACATGAAGCATATTCTTACCAGGATACTGGGCCTGCTTGGGGAGTGTGATTTGATTAG CTGCAGAAAGGTGAGCAGGACGTGGCGAAAAATCATTTGCCAAGATGAGAGGGCTCTTCAGAGGTGCAGGAAAGCGGAGAAAACACTAAGG GAATCAGGAAGGTCCATGGGGTCTTTATCCAGAGACTTTGGCCTAAGCAGGGTGGTGTTTTCTTGCCTGCAAACTGTAGCCTCCTCAACCCCTGTTCAGAAGCACACAAAGAAGGCTCTGACCCACACAGACGGCACCCTAGCAACACCTAAGCCAAGCCGCTTTGCCGAATTTTATGAG GCTACGAAATCACTAAAATGCCACGAGGCTCTAAGAAGTTGCCGACTCTGTGGTTCTCCGGCACGGTATGACTCTGCCATGCAAAGAGCTGTATGCACACGAGGAAGCTGTGCCTTTGATTTCTGCTCACAGTGCCAGTCAGACTACCACGGCTCCACACCCTGCCAGCGGACCAAGATCAGGTCATCGTCACGCTCCCAAACAGTTCTTGTCGCATGCTCCACTCGCAGTAAACGCAACATCCGACGACTCTGA